A portion of the Streptomyces coeruleoprunus genome contains these proteins:
- the pssA gene encoding CDP-diacylglycerol--serine O-phosphatidyltransferase gives MIDPETQAEWVAEAEAETADEQEEMPLSLRLSIADTLTLGNATCGFMAVYFTTTGILIPHLTGSDETGMARHSAATAVILMLCAAVFDLFDGLVARKLRSSPMGAELDNLSDLISFGLAPAYFVLVYGMVTHDAHQRVSAVAAIVVLLAVVMRLARFSVVTMKDGMFQGMPSPFGALTVVSIVLLELPFIPTLLAIVGTAWLMVSRVEYPKPRGALAVAMLSWIVGAMGLLAAWAFDAPGGQLLLQTGCALQVVLGAVIPLFATARRVNTFRDNRRESREARAAQLP, from the coding sequence GTGATTGACCCCGAGACCCAGGCCGAATGGGTCGCCGAGGCCGAGGCGGAGACCGCGGACGAGCAGGAGGAGATGCCGCTGTCGCTCCGCCTGTCGATAGCGGACACGCTCACGCTCGGTAACGCCACGTGCGGTTTCATGGCGGTGTACTTCACCACCACGGGCATCCTCATCCCGCACCTCACGGGCAGCGACGAGACGGGCATGGCGCGGCACTCCGCCGCGACCGCCGTGATCCTGATGCTGTGCGCGGCGGTCTTCGACCTCTTCGACGGGCTCGTGGCGCGCAAGCTGCGCAGCTCGCCGATGGGCGCGGAGCTGGACAACCTGTCGGACCTGATCAGCTTCGGTCTGGCCCCGGCGTACTTCGTCCTCGTCTACGGGATGGTCACGCACGACGCGCACCAGCGGGTCTCCGCGGTCGCGGCCATCGTGGTGCTGCTCGCGGTCGTGATGCGGCTGGCGAGATTCTCGGTCGTGACGATGAAGGACGGCATGTTCCAGGGCATGCCGAGCCCCTTCGGCGCGCTGACGGTCGTGTCGATCGTGCTGCTGGAGCTGCCGTTCATCCCGACGCTGCTGGCGATCGTCGGCACGGCGTGGCTGATGGTGAGCCGGGTCGAGTACCCGAAGCCGCGGGGTGCCCTCGCGGTGGCGATGCTCAGCTGGATCGTCGGCGCGATGGGCCTGCTGGCCGCGTGGGCGTTCGACGCGCCGGGCGGTCAGCTGCTGCTGCAGACCGGCTGTGCGCTCCAGGTGGTGCTGGGCGCGGTGATCCCGCTGTTCGCCACGGCGCGGCGGGTGAACACGTTCCGCGACAACCGGCGCGAGAGCCGCGAGGCGCGGGCCGCGCAGCTGCCGTAA
- a CDS encoding GNAT family N-acetyltransferase, whose protein sequence is MDDHTLRIEPLTAARIRAEAGEGLAVLLQDAVHSGASVGFLAPLEATDAASWWLSAAEEAESGARSVWAARGPGEAVLGVVTLVRASYPNQRHRGEISKLLVHRAARGRGLGRTLLETAERAAAEAGLTLLVLDTESGSPAEGLYRTAGWTRAGTIPGYAGDPAGVPRPTTYYYKALERP, encoded by the coding sequence ATGGACGATCACACCCTCCGTATCGAGCCCCTCACCGCCGCGCGCATCCGTGCCGAGGCGGGGGAGGGGCTCGCCGTGCTGCTCCAGGACGCCGTCCACTCGGGGGCGTCCGTCGGGTTCCTGGCGCCGCTGGAGGCCACCGACGCGGCTTCCTGGTGGCTCTCCGCGGCCGAGGAGGCCGAGAGCGGCGCCCGTAGCGTCTGGGCCGCCCGTGGGCCCGGGGAGGCCGTCCTGGGCGTCGTCACGCTCGTCCGGGCGTCCTACCCGAACCAGCGGCACCGCGGCGAGATCTCCAAGCTGCTCGTCCACCGCGCCGCCCGCGGCCGGGGCCTCGGCCGCACCCTGCTGGAGACCGCCGAGCGCGCCGCCGCCGAGGCGGGGCTCACGCTCCTCGTCCTGGACACCGAGAGCGGCAGCCCCGCCGAGGGCCTGTACCGCACGGCGGGCTGGACCCGCGCCGGCACCATCCCCGGCTACGCGGGCGACCCGGCCGGGGTGCCGCGCCCCACGACGTACTACTACAAGGCGCTGGAGCGGCCGTAG
- a CDS encoding glycerate kinase — translation MTDGAVTEAAHVLVAADKFKGSLTAVQVAERVTAGLRRVVPDLRVETLPVADGGDGTVAAAVAAGFERREVSVTGPLGEPVTAAYALRDGTAVVEMAEASGLQRLPEGVLAPLTATTYGSGELLRAALDAGARTIVFGVGGSATTDGGAGMLAALGARFLDAEGRPVGAGGGGLRELATADLSDLDPRFADVDLVLASDVDNPLTGPKGAPAVFGPQKGASPEDVAVLDAALAHYVTVLEKAVGPRAAEAAVSPGAGGAGGIGYGALVGLGARFRPGIELMLDILGFTEALGRATLVVTGEGSLDEQTLHGKAPAGVASAARAAGIEVVAVCGRLALPEEALTAAGIRRAYPLTDLEPDTARCIAEAGPLLEQSAARIARDFLL, via the coding sequence GTGACGGACGGAGCAGTTACTGAGGCCGCACACGTGCTCGTGGCGGCCGACAAGTTCAAAGGGTCGCTCACGGCCGTCCAGGTCGCGGAGCGGGTGACGGCCGGGCTCCGGCGGGTCGTCCCCGACCTGCGGGTGGAGACCCTGCCGGTCGCGGACGGCGGCGACGGTACGGTCGCGGCCGCGGTGGCCGCCGGGTTCGAGCGGCGCGAGGTCTCCGTGACGGGCCCGCTCGGCGAGCCGGTCACGGCCGCGTACGCCCTGCGGGACGGCACCGCCGTCGTCGAGATGGCGGAGGCGTCCGGCCTCCAGCGGCTGCCCGAGGGCGTCCTCGCACCCCTCACGGCGACCACGTACGGCTCCGGCGAGCTGCTGCGCGCCGCGCTCGACGCGGGCGCCCGCACCATCGTCTTCGGCGTCGGCGGCAGCGCCACGACCGACGGCGGCGCCGGGATGCTCGCCGCGCTCGGCGCCCGCTTCCTGGACGCGGAGGGCCGGCCGGTCGGGGCCGGCGGCGGGGGGCTGCGCGAGCTGGCCACCGCCGACCTGTCGGACCTCGACCCGCGCTTCGCCGACGTGGACCTGGTCCTCGCCAGCGACGTCGACAACCCGCTCACCGGCCCCAAGGGCGCCCCGGCGGTCTTCGGCCCGCAGAAGGGCGCGAGCCCCGAGGACGTGGCGGTCCTGGACGCGGCGCTGGCCCACTACGTGACCGTGCTGGAGAAGGCCGTCGGCCCGCGCGCCGCGGAGGCCGCCGTGTCGCCCGGCGCGGGCGGCGCGGGCGGCATCGGCTACGGGGCGCTGGTCGGCCTCGGGGCGCGCTTCCGGCCCGGCATCGAGCTGATGCTGGACATCCTCGGCTTCACCGAGGCGCTGGGCCGCGCCACGCTCGTAGTCACCGGCGAGGGCTCCCTCGACGAGCAGACCCTCCACGGCAAGGCCCCGGCCGGCGTCGCGTCGGCCGCCCGCGCGGCGGGCATCGAGGTCGTCGCCGTGTGCGGCCGCCTCGCGCTGCCCGAGGAGGCCCTGACGGCCGCCGGTATCCGCCGCGCCTACCCGCTGACCGACCTGGAACCGGACACGGCCCGCTGCATCGCCGAGGCGGGCCCCCTCCTGGAACAGTCGGCGGCGCGGATCGCCCGCGACTTCCTGCTGTAG
- a CDS encoding NUDIX hydrolase encodes MTTSDYATYIAGLPKVLAGAACLFRDAEGRVLLVEPNYREGWALPGGTIESDCGETPRRAARRETLEEIGLDVEPGALLAVDWVLGRERPPIVAYVYDGGVLDGERFRAIRLQEEELISWKLVEREDIPRYLLGSLGPRVLAALDVLEAGGGPVELENGVPAGR; translated from the coding sequence GTGACCACCTCTGACTACGCCACGTACATCGCCGGCCTGCCCAAGGTGCTCGCCGGTGCCGCCTGTCTGTTCCGCGACGCCGAGGGGCGCGTCCTGCTGGTCGAGCCCAACTACCGCGAGGGCTGGGCGCTGCCGGGCGGGACCATCGAGTCCGACTGCGGCGAGACGCCGCGCCGGGCCGCGCGCAGGGAGACGCTGGAGGAGATCGGGCTGGACGTCGAGCCCGGCGCGCTGCTGGCCGTCGACTGGGTGCTGGGGCGGGAGCGGCCGCCGATCGTGGCGTACGTGTACGACGGCGGCGTGCTGGACGGGGAGCGGTTCCGGGCGATCCGGCTCCAGGAGGAGGAGCTGATCTCCTGGAAGCTGGTGGAGCGGGAGGACATTCCGCGGTACCTGCTCGGCTCGCTGGGTCCGCGGGTGCTGGCCGCACTCGACGTGCTGGAGGCCGGCGGGGGGCCGGTGGAGCTGGAGAACGGCGTGCCGGCCGGGCGCTGA
- a CDS encoding SIR2 family NAD-dependent protein deacylase produces MTLVAILSGAGISTDSGIHDYRGPNGLWRRDPEAEKLVTYAYYMADPDIRRRSWRMRLDGPVLRARPNAAHRAVAELERTPGFAVRVLTQNVDGLHQLAGMPGRKVLELHGTARAVVCTRCHARSPMEEALERVVAGEDDPACLACGGILKSATVMFGERLDPVVLGEAMGIAKAAEVFIAVGSSLQVQPAASLAGIAAEHGARLVVVNAEPTPYDALADEVVREPIGTALPALLKRLRDA; encoded by the coding sequence ATGACCCTCGTCGCGATTCTCAGTGGTGCCGGAATCTCCACCGACTCCGGGATCCATGACTACCGGGGCCCCAACGGGCTGTGGCGGCGGGACCCGGAGGCCGAGAAGCTCGTCACGTACGCGTACTACATGGCGGACCCGGACATCCGGCGCCGGTCGTGGCGGATGCGGCTGGACGGGCCGGTGCTGCGGGCCCGGCCGAACGCAGCGCACCGGGCCGTGGCCGAGCTGGAGCGGACGCCCGGCTTCGCGGTGCGGGTGCTGACGCAGAACGTGGACGGGCTGCACCAGCTGGCCGGGATGCCCGGGCGCAAGGTGCTCGAACTGCACGGCACCGCGCGAGCCGTGGTGTGCACGCGGTGTCATGCGCGGTCGCCGATGGAGGAGGCGCTGGAGCGGGTCGTGGCGGGCGAGGACGACCCGGCGTGCCTGGCGTGCGGGGGGATCCTGAAGTCGGCGACGGTGATGTTCGGGGAGCGGCTGGATCCGGTGGTGCTCGGCGAGGCGATGGGCATCGCCAAGGCGGCCGAGGTGTTCATCGCGGTGGGCTCGTCGCTCCAGGTGCAGCCGGCCGCCTCGCTGGCGGGGATCGCCGCCGAGCACGGGGCGCGGCTCGTCGTCGTGAACGCCGAGCCGACCCCGTACGACGCACTGGCCGACGAGGTGGTGCGGGAGCCGATCGGGACGGCGCTGCCCGCGCTGCTGAAGCGGCTGCGGGACGCCTAG